A single window of Colletes latitarsis isolate SP2378_abdomen chromosome 11, iyColLati1, whole genome shotgun sequence DNA harbors:
- the LOC143348662 gene encoding galactose mutarotase isoform X2 has translation MDFRGCNCKNITITEGIFGEIWVENDGDQIFTDSIPKIIKSYTMANTNQMEVTVITWGATIISLKCPDKYGHSADVVLGFDDLKGYMNPMTNPFIGCILGRCANRIKNGHITIKGRDYELTKNDFNGKHHLHGGVNGFGRKVWDSYIAGCSVVMSYLSQDGEEGYPGAVLTTIRFKLTADNKLEMCMRATTSEPTIVNLSHGSVFNLAGHDAGEVELKKHKILLNCDRWTFADYTDPVPTGAIRGVGGTVMDFRIPRVLGEYMEKVPFGEGYDHNFCITKNGQSGSSFVAKAWHVKSGRILEIYSDQRGVQFYTGGRLPPQIIPKFSTNNDLLQTDNNVEENNESYSSDAEHSGEEMHIEKPWERIISEPKRLEFLLGKQGARYKKYCGFSIQPQNYPNAIHYQKT, from the exons ATGGATTTTCGTGGTtgtaattgcaaaaatataacaATTACAGAAGGAATATTTGGAGAAATCTGGGTCG AAAACGACGGAGATCAAATTTTTACTGATTCTattccaaaaataataaaatcataTACAATGGCAAATACTAATCAAATGGAAGTTACTGTTATTACTTGGGGTGCTACAattatatctttaaaatgtccagATAAATATGGACATTCTGCTGATGTTGTTCTTGGATTTGACGATTTGAAAG GATACATGAACCCTATGACAAATCCATTTATTGGATGTATATTAGGCAGATGTGCAAATCGTATTAAAAATGGTCATATTACTATCAAAGGCAGAGATTATGaattaacaaaaaatgattttaatggaAAACATCATTTGCACGGAGGA GTAAATGGTTTTGGCCGCAAAGTATGGGATTCATACATTGCCGGATGTTCAGTTGTCATGAGTTATTTAAGTCAAGATGGTGAGGAAGGGTACCCAGGTGCAGTATTAACTACAATAAGATTCAAATTAACTGCAGACAATAAGTTAGAAATGTGTATGCGAGCAACGACTTCCGAACCAACAATAGTGAACTtatcgcatggttctgtgtttaATTTAGCTGGACAT GATGCTGGAGAAGTAGAGTtaaaaaaacataaaatattattaaactgTGATCGATGGACATTTGCGGACTACACAGATCCAGTTCCAACAGGTGCAATACGTGGTGTAGGTGGAACAGTCATGGACTTTCGAATACCCAGGGTTTTAGGAGAATATATGGAAAAG gtACCATTCGGAGAAGGCTATGATCACAATTTTTGCATTACAAAAAATGGACAATCTGGAAGTTCATTTGTTGCAAAAGCTTGGCATGTAAAAAGTGGACG CATCCTAGAAATCTACTCTGATCAGCGTGGAGTACAATTTTATACCGGAGGTCGTCTACCACCTCAGATTATTCCAAAATTTTCGACTAATAATGATTTATTACAA acaGATAATAATGTAGAAGAAAACAATGAAAGTTACAGTAGTGATGCTGAACATAGCGGAGAAGAAATGCACATTGAAAAACCATGGGAAAGAATAATATCTGAACCTAAAAGATTGGAGTTTCTCTTGGGGAAACAAGGAGCACGTTATAAAAAGTATTGTGGTTTTAGTATTCAGCCACAAAATTACCCAAATGCAATACATTAC caAAAAACTTAG
- the LOC143348662 gene encoding galactose mutarotase isoform X1, whose product MDFRGCNCKNITITEGIFGEIWVENDGDQIFTDSIPKIIKSYTMANTNQMEVTVITWGATIISLKCPDKYGHSADVVLGFDDLKGYMNPMTNPFIGCILGRCANRIKNGHITIKGRDYELTKNDFNGKHHLHGGVNGFGRKVWDSYIAGCSVVMSYLSQDGEEGYPGAVLTTIRFKLTADNKLEMCMRATTSEPTIVNLSHGSVFNLAGHDAGEVELKKHKILLNCDRWTFADYTDPVPTGAIRGVGGTVMDFRIPRVLGEYMEKVPFGEGYDHNFCITKNGQSGSSFVAKAWHVKSGRILEIYSDQRGVQFYTGGRLPPQIIPKFSTNNDLLQTDNNVEENNESYSSDAEHSGEEMHIEKPWERIISEPKRLEFLLGKQGARYKKYCGFSIQPQNYPNAIHYSHFPCSILYPGQIYCHDLTYKFGIQLANYM is encoded by the exons ATGGATTTTCGTGGTtgtaattgcaaaaatataacaATTACAGAAGGAATATTTGGAGAAATCTGGGTCG AAAACGACGGAGATCAAATTTTTACTGATTCTattccaaaaataataaaatcataTACAATGGCAAATACTAATCAAATGGAAGTTACTGTTATTACTTGGGGTGCTACAattatatctttaaaatgtccagATAAATATGGACATTCTGCTGATGTTGTTCTTGGATTTGACGATTTGAAAG GATACATGAACCCTATGACAAATCCATTTATTGGATGTATATTAGGCAGATGTGCAAATCGTATTAAAAATGGTCATATTACTATCAAAGGCAGAGATTATGaattaacaaaaaatgattttaatggaAAACATCATTTGCACGGAGGA GTAAATGGTTTTGGCCGCAAAGTATGGGATTCATACATTGCCGGATGTTCAGTTGTCATGAGTTATTTAAGTCAAGATGGTGAGGAAGGGTACCCAGGTGCAGTATTAACTACAATAAGATTCAAATTAACTGCAGACAATAAGTTAGAAATGTGTATGCGAGCAACGACTTCCGAACCAACAATAGTGAACTtatcgcatggttctgtgtttaATTTAGCTGGACAT GATGCTGGAGAAGTAGAGTtaaaaaaacataaaatattattaaactgTGATCGATGGACATTTGCGGACTACACAGATCCAGTTCCAACAGGTGCAATACGTGGTGTAGGTGGAACAGTCATGGACTTTCGAATACCCAGGGTTTTAGGAGAATATATGGAAAAG gtACCATTCGGAGAAGGCTATGATCACAATTTTTGCATTACAAAAAATGGACAATCTGGAAGTTCATTTGTTGCAAAAGCTTGGCATGTAAAAAGTGGACG CATCCTAGAAATCTACTCTGATCAGCGTGGAGTACAATTTTATACCGGAGGTCGTCTACCACCTCAGATTATTCCAAAATTTTCGACTAATAATGATTTATTACAA acaGATAATAATGTAGAAGAAAACAATGAAAGTTACAGTAGTGATGCTGAACATAGCGGAGAAGAAATGCACATTGAAAAACCATGGGAAAGAATAATATCTGAACCTAAAAGATTGGAGTTTCTCTTGGGGAAACAAGGAGCACGTTATAAAAAGTATTGTGGTTTTAGTATTCAGCCACAAAATTACCCAAATGCAATACATTAC TCACATTTTCCGTGTTCCATATTATACCCCGGACAAATTTATTGTCATGATCTAACATACAAGTTTGGAATACAACTTGCAAATTATATGTAG
- the LOC143348662 gene encoding galactose mutarotase isoform X3 gives MANTNQMEVTVITWGATIISLKCPDKYGHSADVVLGFDDLKGYMNPMTNPFIGCILGRCANRIKNGHITIKGRDYELTKNDFNGKHHLHGGVNGFGRKVWDSYIAGCSVVMSYLSQDGEEGYPGAVLTTIRFKLTADNKLEMCMRATTSEPTIVNLSHGSVFNLAGHDAGEVELKKHKILLNCDRWTFADYTDPVPTGAIRGVGGTVMDFRIPRVLGEYMEKVPFGEGYDHNFCITKNGQSGSSFVAKAWHVKSGRILEIYSDQRGVQFYTGGRLPPQIIPKFSTNNDLLQTDNNVEENNESYSSDAEHSGEEMHIEKPWERIISEPKRLEFLLGKQGARYKKYCGFSIQPQNYPNAIHYSHFPCSILYPGQIYCHDLTYKFGIQLANYM, from the exons ATGGCAAATACTAATCAAATGGAAGTTACTGTTATTACTTGGGGTGCTACAattatatctttaaaatgtccagATAAATATGGACATTCTGCTGATGTTGTTCTTGGATTTGACGATTTGAAAG GATACATGAACCCTATGACAAATCCATTTATTGGATGTATATTAGGCAGATGTGCAAATCGTATTAAAAATGGTCATATTACTATCAAAGGCAGAGATTATGaattaacaaaaaatgattttaatggaAAACATCATTTGCACGGAGGA GTAAATGGTTTTGGCCGCAAAGTATGGGATTCATACATTGCCGGATGTTCAGTTGTCATGAGTTATTTAAGTCAAGATGGTGAGGAAGGGTACCCAGGTGCAGTATTAACTACAATAAGATTCAAATTAACTGCAGACAATAAGTTAGAAATGTGTATGCGAGCAACGACTTCCGAACCAACAATAGTGAACTtatcgcatggttctgtgtttaATTTAGCTGGACAT GATGCTGGAGAAGTAGAGTtaaaaaaacataaaatattattaaactgTGATCGATGGACATTTGCGGACTACACAGATCCAGTTCCAACAGGTGCAATACGTGGTGTAGGTGGAACAGTCATGGACTTTCGAATACCCAGGGTTTTAGGAGAATATATGGAAAAG gtACCATTCGGAGAAGGCTATGATCACAATTTTTGCATTACAAAAAATGGACAATCTGGAAGTTCATTTGTTGCAAAAGCTTGGCATGTAAAAAGTGGACG CATCCTAGAAATCTACTCTGATCAGCGTGGAGTACAATTTTATACCGGAGGTCGTCTACCACCTCAGATTATTCCAAAATTTTCGACTAATAATGATTTATTACAA acaGATAATAATGTAGAAGAAAACAATGAAAGTTACAGTAGTGATGCTGAACATAGCGGAGAAGAAATGCACATTGAAAAACCATGGGAAAGAATAATATCTGAACCTAAAAGATTGGAGTTTCTCTTGGGGAAACAAGGAGCACGTTATAAAAAGTATTGTGGTTTTAGTATTCAGCCACAAAATTACCCAAATGCAATACATTAC TCACATTTTCCGTGTTCCATATTATACCCCGGACAAATTTATTGTCATGATCTAACATACAAGTTTGGAATACAACTTGCAAATTATATGTAG